A region of uncultured Desulfobacter sp. DNA encodes the following proteins:
- a CDS encoding AAA family ATPase, which yields MNIADYKIMHTLYHDQKYIVYRARHKETASSRILKVLKKKSAFHFKYLHGLQNEYELLCRITSDYVVKPIDFITTGDFSILVLEDIDGHTLKEEIQSAPLSLARFQVISGQLMEAISAVHQQDIIHRDINPDNIIWNPVSAKINLIDFDIATKFNQKILYNGNPDSLEGTLSYISPEQTGRVNRRVDHRSDLYSLGITFYEMITGVPVFEYENPLEIVYAHLARAPLPPHELNTTLPNTLSCIILKLIEKNPRKRYQSVQGLQYDLFRAFENVEAAFTLGEKDYTGKLQVTETLYGRIDERSSLLAAYHRLGQKKREVVLVAGLPGTGKTSLVSELHKPITRDQGYFLSGKFDQLQRSVPYAALGLALGQFCDLLLSEPQDVLDQWKARILNAVNPLGKLLTDIVPNLMEIIGKQPDIPEIGGDQAMGRFNHVFSSFLKAVATEEKPVVLFIDDLQWADLESLSVLSLISEDIENSYLLVVGAYRDNEITTDHPFLPFIQRLAENDVQVTTINVGNLTPADVKEWLAHTLRSDTDPAVTEDLADLIFQKTGGNAFFFNQFLKNLHARGLLDFDFKHRRWSWDTAEIRALNITDNVVNLLVQKIEQLSDEIQGILRLAACIGQAFELSTLSVISGQSTEALTLLLEAALIQELIQAEGENRYKFIHDRVQQAVYSMIDLSTRQKLHLSIGRLLLNSMALPDRFHEIKEVGNVLFNVVNHLNMGMDRICDNDEKLILVRLNLSASKKARLSAAFNISTDYIRTALALLPENHWQNHYDLTREIYDQAIQCYFLSRDTGQLEVHIDTVLSSALSVSHRCVAHEYRIMNLIAQNQHLLAAEKILEIFTSLGVSIPTEPEPSHIGREINSTQTLIERYGMDNIINLPPMDDPETRLILRLYYTGATAFMFSKYQNILPLLTSRMTALILENGLCPETPYVLCLYGTVRIVAGDISGAYKIGKIARELIENRLCDDAMRVRSITPFYLYIAGNRQHYREVSQSLIDLHPFALNAGDYVYGGYIIAHYMAFLARSSTPLSVWYEKLIFIRPHLSLQKERIMLALFASDIHLNAELTGQVLPSEIIELDFEKISSGLPPDALRLCRMCEYLMRVKSAVIFERNDRLSSDVAIFEENWSRIRARLTYITSDYYLYFTLAYLHLHTVTEDEKEKAAFLTKAAAGLKVMKSWAIIGSTNFSHKYHLLQAEMHRIQGNFCQAGAHYDRAIEKAIENAYINEAAIANELAARFYMHNGRDRIASLYFSEARACYQQWGAAAKVSHLDTNYPKYTGHSSYPGKANMNFTTGTMAKTSAGHLDIATILKASQTLSREVQLQQLLDRMLRILMENAGARTVVLIRNQDGRLLIQGEGRLETGTQVLQALPVDDSRNIPLAVIHFVARTRETLVFENLSRSPEYGSDEYITRHQPKSAVCFPIIKQTELTGMVYLENNLIEGAFTPSRLEVLSMLSTQIAISMENAELYEDLEEKVRQRTHDLQRVHEELEESHRELAKNHKKITDSVTQAVRIQDAALPDDGTIAALLPNHFIFFRPCATVSGDFYWIRKIEDKIITAVADCTGHGVPGALVSMLGIAFLNDIVPRMAEQKRLFPDQILGELRTKVKTAFKQHGDPAEQQEGMDMGLCTIDLKARRIRFSGAHHPLLMIRDEKLLEFKGDRMPIAVHHREKPFTAHDISLEEGDMLYLFSDGFIDQIGEKSGKKFMKGHFKKLLLDISGTPLHQQKETLYNRFKEWKGNFPQVDDILILGFRL from the coding sequence ATGAATATTGCCGATTATAAGATAATGCATACGCTGTATCACGATCAGAAGTATATCGTCTACCGCGCCCGACATAAAGAAACCGCTTCGTCCCGCATCTTGAAAGTACTGAAGAAAAAATCAGCATTTCACTTTAAATACCTGCACGGCCTTCAGAACGAATATGAGCTGCTTTGCCGGATTACCTCCGACTATGTGGTCAAACCAATTGATTTTATTACAACCGGCGATTTCAGTATCCTTGTACTGGAAGATATCGACGGGCACACCCTGAAGGAGGAGATTCAAAGCGCCCCCCTCTCCCTTGCCAGGTTCCAGGTAATTTCAGGGCAACTCATGGAGGCCATTTCAGCCGTTCACCAGCAGGATATCATTCACCGGGATATCAATCCCGATAATATCATATGGAATCCAGTCAGTGCCAAAATTAACCTTATCGATTTTGATATTGCCACAAAGTTCAACCAAAAAATTTTATACAACGGTAATCCCGATTCCCTGGAAGGCACATTGTCCTATATTTCACCGGAGCAGACCGGAAGGGTAAACCGCCGTGTGGACCATCGGTCGGACCTCTATTCCCTTGGAATCACCTTTTATGAAATGATCACCGGCGTTCCTGTTTTCGAATATGAAAATCCCCTTGAAATCGTTTATGCCCACCTGGCCCGCGCCCCCTTGCCGCCCCATGAATTAAACACAACGCTACCGAACACCCTTTCTTGCATCATACTTAAATTGATAGAAAAAAATCCAAGGAAACGCTATCAATCCGTTCAGGGCCTGCAATATGATCTTTTCAGGGCGTTCGAAAACGTCGAGGCAGCGTTCACCCTCGGAGAAAAGGATTACACGGGGAAACTGCAGGTTACGGAGACGTTGTACGGCCGGATTGATGAGCGGTCATCCCTCTTGGCAGCATACCACAGGCTTGGGCAAAAAAAGAGGGAGGTGGTTCTGGTTGCCGGTCTTCCCGGAACCGGGAAAACCTCCCTTGTAAGCGAACTGCATAAACCCATAACCCGGGATCAGGGATATTTCCTCAGCGGGAAATTCGATCAGCTGCAGCGATCGGTTCCCTACGCGGCTTTGGGCCTGGCGCTCGGCCAGTTCTGCGATCTGCTCTTGAGCGAGCCCCAGGACGTGCTGGATCAATGGAAGGCGCGTATTCTAAATGCCGTGAATCCGCTGGGAAAGTTGTTGACGGATATTGTTCCCAACCTCATGGAGATCATCGGCAAACAACCCGACATCCCTGAAATCGGCGGCGACCAGGCGATGGGGCGTTTTAACCATGTGTTTTCCTCTTTTTTAAAAGCCGTTGCAACCGAAGAGAAACCTGTCGTCCTGTTTATAGACGACCTGCAATGGGCCGACCTCGAATCCCTCTCCGTGTTGAGTCTGATCAGTGAAGACATTGAAAATTCATATCTCCTCGTTGTCGGCGCATACAGGGATAACGAAATCACCACCGACCACCCCTTCCTGCCCTTCATCCAAAGGCTTGCTGAGAACGATGTTCAAGTCACCACCATTAATGTCGGCAATCTCACGCCAGCCGATGTTAAAGAATGGCTTGCCCATACATTGCGGTCCGATACGGATCCTGCGGTCACCGAAGATCTGGCTGACCTCATCTTTCAAAAAACCGGGGGCAATGCGTTCTTTTTCAATCAGTTTTTGAAAAATCTCCACGCAAGGGGGCTCCTGGATTTTGATTTTAAACATCGAAGGTGGTCATGGGATACAGCCGAAATAAGGGCTTTGAACATAACAGACAATGTTGTGAACCTACTGGTGCAGAAAATAGAACAGCTGTCAGATGAAATACAGGGCATTTTAAGGCTGGCCGCATGTATCGGCCAGGCCTTCGAACTTTCTACCCTGTCCGTTATTTCAGGTCAATCAACAGAAGCACTGACCCTGCTGCTTGAAGCCGCCTTAATTCAAGAACTGATCCAGGCGGAGGGAGAAAACCGGTACAAATTTATTCATGATCGGGTTCAACAAGCCGTTTACAGCATGATAGATCTTTCGACCCGACAGAAACTGCATCTTTCCATCGGCCGCCTGCTGTTAAATTCCATGGCGCTGCCGGATCGATTCCATGAGATAAAAGAGGTCGGAAATGTTCTTTTCAATGTCGTCAACCACCTCAATATGGGCATGGACCGGATCTGCGATAATGATGAGAAACTGATCCTTGTAAGATTGAACCTCTCTGCAAGTAAAAAGGCCAGGCTCTCTGCAGCCTTCAATATCAGTACGGATTATATCAGGACGGCCCTTGCGCTTCTACCTGAAAACCACTGGCAAAATCATTATGATCTGACCCGGGAAATATATGATCAAGCCATTCAATGTTATTTCCTGTCCCGGGATACCGGGCAGCTTGAAGTCCATATCGACACCGTTTTATCATCGGCACTTTCAGTATCCCACCGCTGCGTTGCCCATGAATACCGCATTATGAACCTTATCGCGCAAAATCAGCATCTTTTAGCTGCGGAAAAGATCCTGGAGATATTCACATCCCTGGGGGTTTCCATTCCAACCGAACCGGAACCTTCCCATATCGGCAGGGAAATCAACAGTACGCAAACCCTGATAGAACGTTATGGTATGGATAATATCATCAATCTGCCGCCGATGGACGACCCGGAAACAAGGCTGATCCTGCGCCTTTATTATACGGGCGCAACGGCCTTCATGTTTTCCAAGTACCAGAACATACTGCCGCTTTTGACCTCAAGGATGACGGCGTTGATCCTTGAGAACGGACTGTGTCCGGAAACGCCTTATGTTCTTTGCCTCTACGGCACCGTACGAATCGTTGCGGGTGATATTTCCGGAGCGTATAAGATTGGAAAGATTGCCCGTGAGCTGATCGAAAACCGGTTATGCGACGATGCCATGCGCGTGAGATCCATCACCCCCTTTTACCTTTATATAGCAGGAAACCGGCAGCATTACAGGGAGGTATCGCAAAGCCTGATCGACCTTCACCCCTTTGCGCTCAATGCCGGCGACTATGTTTACGGCGGCTATATCATCGCCCACTACATGGCGTTTCTGGCGCGCAGCAGCACCCCGCTCTCCGTCTGGTATGAAAAACTCATCTTCATACGCCCGCATCTCTCCCTTCAAAAGGAGAGAATTATGCTTGCGCTCTTTGCCTCCGATATACACCTGAATGCCGAACTGACCGGCCAGGTGCTCCCTTCGGAGATCATTGAACTGGATTTTGAAAAGATATCCAGCGGTCTGCCCCCCGATGCCCTGAGGCTATGCAGGATGTGCGAGTATCTGATGAGGGTAAAATCCGCAGTCATCTTTGAACGCAACGACCGACTGTCTTCCGATGTCGCGATTTTCGAAGAAAACTGGAGCCGGATCCGGGCACGCCTGACATACATCACCAGCGATTACTACCTCTATTTCACCCTGGCCTATCTGCATCTTCACACCGTAACAGAGGATGAAAAAGAGAAAGCAGCGTTCCTTACAAAGGCTGCGGCAGGCTTGAAAGTGATGAAAAGCTGGGCAATAATCGGCTCTACCAATTTCTCCCATAAATACCATCTGCTGCAAGCTGAAATGCACCGCATACAGGGAAATTTTTGCCAGGCGGGGGCGCATTACGACAGGGCAATCGAAAAAGCAATTGAAAACGCGTATATAAACGAAGCGGCCATTGCAAACGAACTTGCGGCCAGATTCTACATGCACAACGGGCGAGACAGGATCGCCTCCCTGTATTTCAGCGAGGCCAGGGCATGTTATCAGCAATGGGGAGCCGCTGCAAAGGTGTCCCACCTCGATACCAATTATCCCAAGTATACGGGCCATTCATCATACCCGGGTAAGGCGAACATGAACTTCACGACGGGAACCATGGCCAAAACGAGCGCAGGCCACCTGGATATCGCCACCATTTTAAAGGCATCCCAGACCCTTTCCAGAGAGGTACAGTTGCAGCAGCTTTTGGACAGGATGCTCAGAATCCTGATGGAAAACGCAGGGGCCCGGACAGTTGTCCTGATTCGAAATCAGGACGGTCGTCTGCTCATCCAGGGAGAAGGGCGCCTGGAGACCGGAACTCAGGTGCTCCAGGCACTGCCCGTTGACGATTCCCGGAACATCCCCCTTGCCGTGATCCATTTCGTGGCCCGTACCCGGGAGACCCTGGTATTTGAAAACCTCTCCCGGAGTCCCGAATACGGTTCAGATGAGTATATCACCCGACATCAGCCGAAATCCGCCGTCTGTTTTCCCATCATCAAGCAAACGGAACTTACCGGTATGGTTTACCTTGAAAACAACCTGATCGAAGGGGCCTTCACGCCGTCACGCCTGGAGGTGCTCAGCATGCTTTCCACCCAGATTGCCATCTCCATGGAGAATGCAGAACTTTATGAAGACCTGGAGGAAAAGGTCCGGCAGCGAACCCACGACCTTCAGAGGGTGCACGAAGAACTCGAGGAGAGCCACAGGGAACTTGCTAAAAACCACAAGAAGATCACCGACAGCGTCACACAGGCCGTGCGCATCCAGGACGCGGCTCTGCCCGACGATGGGACCATTGCGGCGCTTCTGCCGAACCATTTTATTTTTTTCCGCCCCTGTGCAACGGTCAGCGGAGATTTCTACTGGATTCGGAAAATCGAAGACAAGATCATCACGGCGGTTGCAGACTGTACGGGACACGGCGTCCCCGGTGCCCTGGTCAGCATGCTGGGCATCGCTTTTCTCAATGATATCGTGCCGAGGATGGCTGAACAGAAAAGGCTCTTTCCCGACCAGATCCTGGGAGAGCTCAGGACAAAGGTAAAAACCGCTTTCAAGCAGCACGGTGATCCCGCCGAGCAGCAGGAGGGAATGGATATGGGGCTTTGCACCATTGATCTCAAAGCCCGCAGGATCCGGTTCTCAGGAGCCCATCATCCCCTGTTGATGATCAGGGACGAAAAGCTCCTCGAGTTCAAGGGCGACAGGATGCCCATTGCCGTTCACCACAGGGAGAAGCCTTTCACGGCCCATGATATTTCATTGGAAGAAGGCGATATGCTCTATCTGTTTTCAGACGGTTTCATCGATCAGATCGGCGAGAAATCCGGAAAAAAGTTCATGAAGGGACATTTTAAAAAATTGCTCCTGGATATCTCCGGGACCCCCCTGCATCAACAGAAAGAAACATTATACAACCGGTTTAAAGAGTGGAAGGGCAACTTTCCGCAGGTCGATGACATCCTGATTCTTGGATTCCGGCTTTGA
- a CDS encoding RiPP maturation radical SAM C-methyltransferase translates to MTQNEDKNIASRINSALSGGDVLFIVPPFSRSCLGAMLDPHLLQSISIDSGLGAEVLYLNVLLASMIGIDRFEKTGNAPRSWMVGERLFARAAHALPQLGVPQEELFALGENKKKRPSPAPHPVDPQFDPLPWLDLEETCFSFSDQVAPVVAARGYKIIWLNIGWEQINCALALIDRIKSAAPDTLFMIGGLNCEAAMARGIAAMNSNVDYIFQGEIEAAYAQFLKGYTQGKRPDHRILRGGPVKDMDLLPLPDYAAYFHQADLFFEDKRPEKLALAYETSRGCWKGQKQRCAFCGLSCDERIQYRFKSPAKVRSELAVISKKYKNIIVFMTDHTPPSSYYRELFPTLRLPDGFSMRYQLVAALTLKDLINLKKASVNRIQPGIEALTTPLLNAIHKGVKAHQNLALLRNAMSTNIFVYWYLLWGLPGDRPEDYEKTIELIPLLRHLQPPELLAHVRFEKFGLYVERPEDYGITNLQPEKAYAVIFPENADREKLAFRYTGDYPCGSHDRPDIIQRLEQEVRTWKDSWRAVSLVMVLFWDQYVIHDTRFASQSHKTYSMDRDQAKEVMRHCRYTGSRQQEWALEHKLAIIADAHYVPLVTASPQLLLELEA, encoded by the coding sequence ATGACCCAAAACGAAGATAAAAATATAGCCAGCAGAATCAATTCGGCCCTGTCCGGCGGTGACGTCCTTTTTATCGTTCCGCCGTTTTCCAGATCCTGTCTCGGCGCCATGCTGGACCCCCATCTCCTTCAATCCATCTCCATCGACAGCGGGCTTGGGGCCGAAGTCCTCTATTTGAACGTTCTGCTCGCCTCCATGATCGGCATTGATCGATTTGAAAAAACCGGCAACGCACCCAGATCCTGGATGGTAGGGGAACGGCTGTTTGCCCGGGCCGCTCATGCTCTACCGCAGCTGGGCGTTCCCCAGGAGGAGCTCTTTGCCCTGGGGGAAAACAAAAAGAAAAGACCTTCTCCGGCTCCCCACCCGGTAGATCCTCAATTCGATCCACTGCCCTGGCTTGACCTGGAAGAGACCTGCTTCTCATTCTCGGACCAGGTGGCACCTGTTGTAGCGGCAAGGGGATACAAGATCATCTGGCTCAATATCGGCTGGGAACAGATCAACTGCGCCCTTGCCCTTATCGACAGGATAAAGTCAGCCGCACCCGACACCCTCTTCATGATAGGGGGGCTGAACTGCGAAGCTGCCATGGCAAGGGGCATTGCGGCGATGAACAGTAATGTGGATTATATATTCCAAGGAGAAATCGAGGCGGCATATGCACAGTTCCTAAAAGGATATACCCAAGGAAAGCGCCCTGACCATCGCATCCTCAGGGGAGGCCCCGTAAAGGACATGGACCTGTTACCCCTGCCCGACTATGCCGCCTATTTTCACCAGGCAGACCTTTTTTTCGAAGACAAGCGCCCGGAAAAACTGGCCCTGGCCTATGAAACCAGCAGGGGATGCTGGAAAGGGCAGAAGCAGAGATGTGCGTTCTGCGGCCTGAGTTGCGATGAACGGATCCAATACCGCTTCAAGAGCCCTGCAAAGGTTCGTTCCGAACTCGCTGTGATCAGCAAAAAATATAAAAATATCATCGTGTTCATGACGGATCACACCCCGCCCTCCTCCTATTACCGGGAATTGTTCCCCACGCTTAGGCTTCCGGACGGTTTTTCCATGCGCTATCAGCTGGTGGCCGCACTGACCCTCAAGGATCTGATTAACCTTAAAAAAGCGTCTGTCAACCGCATACAGCCCGGTATAGAGGCATTGACCACCCCGCTCTTGAACGCCATCCACAAGGGGGTAAAGGCCCACCAGAATCTGGCTCTGCTTCGAAATGCCATGTCCACGAATATCTTTGTCTACTGGTATCTGCTCTGGGGACTGCCGGGAGACCGGCCCGAGGATTATGAGAAGACCATTGAGCTCATTCCCCTGCTGCGGCATCTGCAACCCCCGGAACTCCTGGCCCACGTACGTTTTGAAAAATTCGGGCTCTATGTGGAGCGCCCGGAGGATTACGGAATCACGAACCTGCAACCGGAAAAGGCCTATGCAGTGATCTTTCCTGAAAATGCCGACCGGGAGAAACTGGCATTCCGTTATACCGGTGATTACCCCTGCGGCTCCCATGATCGGCCCGACATAATCCAAAGGCTTGAACAGGAGGTTCGTACCTGGAAGGATTCCTGGAGAGCGGTCAGTCTGGTCATGGTCCTGTTCTGGGATCAATATGTGATCCATGACACCCGGTTCGCCAGCCAATCCCATAAAACATATTCCATGGACCGAGACCAGGCCAAAGAGGTGATGCGCCATTGCCGGTATACGGGTTCCCGCCAGCAGGAGTGGGCCCTGGAACATAAACTGGCCATTATTGCCGACGCCCATTACGTGCCCCTGGTAACCGCCTCTCCCCAACTGCTGCTGGAACTGGAAGCTTAG
- a CDS encoding TOMM precursor leader peptide-binding protein, with the protein MIKNPRLTYCYHAEFIGDDNVLLSSEKDNVLLTERSCCLVLSAITENDLSLDDLLARLDEEMPYTETLYTVVKLSQAGYITEAESTLSPEELAFWSGLGMDLGRLAALLTDKTVSIVSTDTDSPAELIHALSQAGLKVQENADLTIVITGDYEDPMIRQINLDALRSEKPWMLLKINGIEPWLGPFFIPGKTACWECLANRLSYNRQINTFFKAHTGMGQNLRIPSAGTPLSRQTAAGLAVQEIVKWLYFGTNDRLEGTIITLSNMPLDMQSHLLVRRPQCPACGKKDYRIAPRPVTLKKNRACSASLAGGYREASPEATFKKYRHHISTITGVVQKLAPYHAIANAPMHNFSSGHNMAFRSKSMHWLNNHVRSGCGGKGASRSQAKAGALCEAIERYSLTWHGDEPRIKSSLTDLGEQGIHPNDCMNFSQKQFQDREALNRECSRFYALIPVPFAETEQMHWTPVWSMGLGKFRYLPSCFCYAQYPVEDEQKAYAYPDSNGCAAGNSVAEAALQGFLELVERDSVALWWYNRLEKPSVDLTSFNQPYFQTLSAYYRSIQRSLTVLDLTSDLGIPAFGAISHRLNNEREDIVFGFGAHVDATIAVERALVELNQILPIVHPPKEKGGSPQYLTGDKNFLSWLDSATMENQPYLSPGRSLPPKTLSDYKKLCEPGIEESLNFCILRAAEKGMDTLILDMTRPDVGLNVVKVMVPGLRHFWRRLAPGRLYDAPVGPGLLYRPLEEHELNPVGLFI; encoded by the coding sequence ATGATAAAAAATCCGAGACTCACATACTGTTACCATGCGGAATTTATAGGCGACGACAATGTACTCCTGTCCAGTGAAAAGGACAATGTACTGCTGACCGAAAGGTCCTGCTGCCTTGTGCTCTCCGCCATAACCGAAAACGATCTCTCCCTCGATGACCTGCTTGCCCGTCTCGACGAGGAGATGCCCTACACGGAAACGCTGTATACGGTGGTCAAACTTTCCCAGGCAGGTTACATCACCGAGGCGGAATCCACCCTTTCTCCCGAGGAACTGGCGTTCTGGAGTGGCCTTGGCATGGACCTAGGAAGGCTGGCTGCGTTACTTACGGACAAAACCGTATCCATCGTTTCCACGGATACGGACAGCCCTGCCGAGCTGATCCATGCCCTTTCACAGGCCGGACTCAAGGTTCAGGAGAACGCAGATCTTACGATCGTCATTACCGGCGACTACGAAGATCCCATGATCCGGCAGATCAATCTCGATGCCCTGAGGAGCGAGAAACCGTGGATGCTGCTCAAGATAAACGGCATCGAGCCGTGGCTGGGCCCGTTCTTTATCCCGGGCAAAACCGCCTGCTGGGAATGCCTGGCCAACCGGCTGAGCTATAACCGCCAGATCAACACCTTCTTCAAGGCCCACACCGGGATGGGCCAAAACCTGCGCATCCCTTCCGCCGGAACTCCTCTGTCCCGGCAAACGGCTGCGGGTCTTGCGGTTCAGGAGATCGTAAAATGGCTCTATTTCGGTACAAACGACCGGCTGGAAGGAACGATCATCACCCTTTCGAACATGCCCCTTGATATGCAGTCCCACCTCCTGGTCCGGCGCCCCCAGTGTCCGGCCTGCGGAAAAAAGGACTACAGGATCGCCCCAAGACCGGTTACATTAAAAAAGAACCGGGCCTGTTCCGCCAGCCTTGCAGGCGGTTACCGGGAGGCCTCCCCGGAGGCAACATTCAAAAAATACCGTCATCATATCAGCACCATCACCGGCGTCGTGCAGAAGCTCGCTCCCTACCACGCCATAGCAAACGCCCCCATGCACAACTTTTCCTCGGGCCACAACATGGCATTCAGGAGCAAATCCATGCACTGGCTCAACAACCATGTGAGAAGCGGTTGCGGCGGCAAGGGAGCCAGCAGATCCCAGGCAAAGGCAGGGGCCCTGTGTGAAGCCATCGAACGTTACAGCCTGACCTGGCACGGAGACGAACCCCGCATAAAGAGCAGCCTTACAGACCTGGGGGAACAGGGAATACACCCCAATGACTGCATGAACTTCAGCCAAAAGCAGTTTCAGGACCGGGAGGCCCTCAACCGTGAATGCTCCAGGTTTTACGCATTGATTCCCGTTCCCTTCGCCGAAACAGAGCAGATGCACTGGACACCGGTCTGGTCCATGGGCCTCGGGAAATTCCGCTACCTGCCCTCCTGTTTCTGTTATGCCCAGTATCCGGTGGAAGATGAACAAAAGGCATACGCATACCCGGACAGCAACGGATGCGCCGCCGGAAACTCTGTTGCGGAGGCGGCCCTGCAGGGGTTTCTGGAGCTGGTGGAAAGGGACAGCGTGGCCCTGTGGTGGTACAATCGCCTGGAAAAACCTTCGGTGGACCTTACAAGTTTCAATCAACCCTATTTCCAAACACTTTCAGCATATTACAGATCCATCCAGCGCAGTCTTACGGTCCTTGACCTCACAAGCGACCTGGGCATACCAGCCTTTGGGGCGATCTCACACCGGCTGAATAACGAGCGGGAGGATATTGTCTTCGGGTTCGGCGCCCATGTGGATGCGACCATCGCCGTTGAGCGCGCCCTGGTGGAACTTAACCAAATCCTTCCCATCGTGCATCCGCCAAAGGAAAAGGGGGGTTCCCCCCAATATCTTACCGGGGACAAAAACTTTCTCTCCTGGCTCGATTCCGCCACCATGGAAAACCAGCCCTACCTCTCCCCGGGAAGGTCGTTGCCCCCTAAAACACTTTCGGACTACAAGAAGCTCTGTGAACCCGGCATTGAGGAGAGCCTGAACTTCTGCATCCTTCGGGCGGCTGAAAAGGGCATGGACACCCTGATTCTCGATATGACAAGGCCGGACGTCGGCCTCAACGTGGTCAAGGTCATGGTTCCGGGGCTCCGCCATTTCTGGAGACGCCTGGCGCCAGGAAGACTCTACGATGCTCCGGTGGGCCCCGGCCTTCTATATCGCCCCCTTGAAGAGCACGAACTGAACCCGGTGGGACTGTTTATCTGA